The genomic stretch CGCGCGTAGGCATTGAAAAAATTCGAGAAGGGTTTGGAAAAACCTGCGGGGAACAGGCATTCCGGCAAGTCATCCTTCAACCTCACGAGAAAGTGAAAATGGTTCTTCAGCAAGCAGTACGCGTATGTGTCGGCTACCGGAAAGATGTGATGGGAATAAAGCCGGAGGAAGCGCTCATAGTTCCATTTTTCGCGAAACAGGTTCTCGCGGTTGTTCCCCCGATTGAAAATATGGAAGCATTGTCCGGGAACCAAAGGCGTGAAGCGCTCCATACAATCCCCCTGGCAGGCATGCGTATGCCGATAGTATACCCGGTTGTAGAAAACCCTTATTCATTTGGGCCGAAGGCGGGCATGGGAAGCCCCTTCGAGCTCCCTCAACCTGACAGGTCAACACCTGTCAGGTCGGGACCTGTCAGGTCCGCCCCGTAACCCCCATCCAAACTTGGTACACGCCGAACGCCGCCAAGCCGATCGCCGAGGCAATCATCAGCCATTGGCGCAGACGCGGGTTGAACCGGTGGGCGATCGAAACCACGAGGATGATCAGCGCATTAAACAGGATCATCACCAGGTAGAACGCCGCCAGCATCGCGATTCCGTTCGCGGGCGATTCCTTCCATCCGGTGAGCAGGATCGGCCCGGTGATCAACCCCCAAAAAAGGTACGGGTTGGGATTGAGCAGATTGATAAGAACCGCTTGGAAAAGGCCCCGGGATGGTGCCCCCTCGCCTACGGGATTCTGCGCCAAATGGCGTGCGGCGCGGAACGCCTTCCATGCCAGGTAGAGCAGGAAAGCGCCGCCGACGAGTTGCAGCGCGGTGACCCAGGCATGCGGAATCGCCGCCAGCACGCCCACCACCAACACGATGATCGGTAAGTCGCTCAACAGCGGAACGAACGCGTAGACGAGCGAACGCCGCCAGCCGTTCTTGAGCGCCTGAAGGATGATGTAGGCCTGCAACGGCCCGGGCTGGACCGCGGCAGCGAAGCCGTAGGTGATGCCTTGAAGAATGTAGCTTAACATGTCATGCCGAGAAGCTTCCGGAGGGAAAACCGAGGGATCGGCGCCTCCTCCCGCGAAGGTTGGTTGACCTTTCCATACGAATGCGATTCCTCATCGCCGTTTCCGGGCTCCCCGGCATGACGCCTATGCGTGTCATCCCCGCCGAGCCTGGGGGATTACAAAATATCTCGCCTCCGGATGGTGCACGACGATCGCCGCGGTGGATTGCTCGGGGATGAGCTGGAACGCGGGGGTGAGCGACATGCCGAGTTCCTGCTCCGCCGGCAGAAGATCAAACACCTTGCGGTGATCCTCAAGCGACGGCAGCGCGGGATATCCCCACGAGTAGCGCTTGCCCCGATCGGCGGGAATTTTTAATTCGCTCCGGATCAGCTGGTGCAGGTATTCCGCAGCCGCTTCAGCCGTCTGCACCGCCAGGCCGTGCAGGAAGTATCCTTCCGAATAGGCGTCGGCGGATTGCAGCTTCTCGATCCGCGCGGTGGCCTCCGGGCCGACCGTTACCACTTGGAAAGCCACCAGGTCCATCACTCCCGATTCCACCGGCGCGAAATAATCCGCCAGGCACAACCGCTCCTGCTCCGGTTGGCGCGGGAATGACAGGCGTGAAAGCTCCCGCGGCTCGCCCTTGCGTGACGCCGGATCGTAGACGACCAGCTCATCCCCCGCCGATTGAGCCGGGAAGTAGCCGTATACGCCCTGCGGGCGCAGCCACGGATCCCGCAGTACCTCGCGCTTAAGCGCCTTCAACCGATCGTCGAATTCGCGGCGCAGTTTTTCCCATGCCTTCCCGTGGGTGCTTTTGGCGCCCCATGAGAGCCGGTAGAGCTCGTCGCGGTCGATCCGTTCGAGGACGAGGCTCAGCGGCAGATCGCGCATGACCCGCACGCCATACGACGGCGCGACCGGAATCGGGACTCTCCGCGCAGCCACCTCCGAACGCCCCGCCGTTTCCGCCAGGGGGGTCTTTGCCGTAGGTGCTTCCCCTTCGGCATCGGACCGGTTGGAGCGGATTGTTTCCTCGCGCACGGCTGGATCGCGCAGGCGTTCCATCGTCGCCAAGCCCTCGAAGGCGTCTTTGCAGTAGAACACGCCGCCCGCGTACGCCCGAGCCTGCTCCGCAAAGAGAATCCGCCGTCCGAACGCGCGGTTGATCGCCGCCCCGCCGATCAGAATCGGAGTGCGCGCGCCCTTCCGGTGAAGCTCCTGCACCACCAGCGGCATTTGCCGGCTGGTCGAGACCAACAGCGCCGAAAGCCCGATCGCATCCGCCTTTTCCTTTTCCGCCGCCTCGACGATCGTTTCCACCGGCACCTGCTTGCCCAGGTCGACAACCGTGAATCCGTTGTTGGCTAGGATCGTCTTCACCAGATTCTTGCCGATGTCGTGCACGTCGCCGTATACCGTCGCCAGAATCAGCTTGCCCTTGGTCACGCCTTCCGCCCGTTCGAGGTAACGCTCGAGGTGTGCGACCGCCCGCTTCATCACTTCGGCCGATTGCAGGACAAACGGCAGAATCAACTCGCCCTTCCCGAACAGGTCGCCGACTTCCTTCATCGCCGGGAGCAAAATGGTGTTGAGGATCTCCACCGCCTCGCGGGTGGAATCCGGGTTGGGCACGGGCCGGTCGGCGGGGATTCCGGCGGCGCGCATACGCTCCGCCATCAGCGCGTCGATATCTTCCTCCATGCGTTCGCGCCTGCGGTGGATGATCCGCCACGGAATGCGCTCCGCCGGCGGCAGCCGCGCGCCCTCACCCGGTCCCTCCGCCTTGGCGGATACGCCTTCGAAGCCGGCGATCAGCCGCGCCAGCGCGTCCGGCCGCCGGGCGAAGATCAGATCCTCGGCCAGCTCGCGTTCGGCCGGCGGAATATCGGCGTAAGGGGTGATTTGCCGCGGGTTGACGATCGCCATATCCAGCCCGGCCTGGACGCAGTGGTACAGAAAGACCGAGTTGAGTACGGCGCGCGCGGCGGGCGCGAGGCCGAACGATAGGTTGCTCACCCCGAGCGAGGTGTAACAGTCCGGCAGCGCCTGCTTAACCTTGCGGACCCCCTCGATCGTCTCGATCGCCGAGCGGGCGAATTCCTCCTCGCCGGTGGCGAGGGTGAAGGTCAGCAGGTCGAAGACAAGGTCCCCGGGCGCCAAGCCGAATTCGCCGGTGACGATCTCGTGGATCCGCCTGGCAACCTCGAGCTTGCGGTCGGCGGTCTTGGCCATCCCCTGCTCGTCGATGGTGAGCGCGATCAGCGCCGCGCCGTATTGTTTGGCGAGCGGAACATAGGCATCGATCCGCTTGCGGCCGCCCTCGAGGTGGATCGAGTTTATCAGGCTGCGGCCGGGCGCGGTTTGGAGCGCGGCCTCGACCACCGCCGGCTCGGTCGAATCGATCA from Anaerolineales bacterium encodes the following:
- a CDS encoding LysE family translocator; protein product: MLSYILQGITYGFAAAVQPGPLQAYIILQALKNGWRRSLVYAFVPLLSDLPIIVLVVGVLAAIPHAWVTALQLVGGAFLLYLAWKAFRAARHLAQNPVGEGAPSRGLFQAVLINLLNPNPYLFWGLITGPILLTGWKESPANGIAMLAAFYLVMILFNALIILVVSIAHRFNPRLRQWLMIASAIGLAAFGVYQVWMGVTGRT
- the metH gene encoding methionine synthase, with protein sequence MVFDRRYLEALAERVLVHGGVMGSNIQKLNLTAAEYGGKRTEGLNDYLALVKPEVITGIHRAFLEAGVDVIITCSFRANRITLGEYGLADRVPEITRAAARLARAAADDFSTPEKPRFVVGTIGPTGKLPSADDPELSNISFEELADIAREQAVGLIEGGSDAIVIETSQDLLEVRSAVVGISRAFAETGKRVPIQAQVTLDTTGRMLLGTDITAVAAVLERLPVEIIGLNCSTGPEHMREPIRYLCEQSSKYVSVIPNAGIPLNVDGRAVYTLAPEPFARDLADFALSYGANIVGGCCGTTPEHLARLVELVGGKAPLPRAAAPAAELSSAMRAVPMRQVPPPLIIGERLNSQGSRKVKELLMAEDFDALVRIGREQTEGGAHALDVCTALTERADEADLMRNLVHKLALTVDAPLVIDSTEPAVVEAALQTAPGRSLINSIHLEGGRKRIDAYVPLAKQYGAALIALTIDEQGMAKTADRKLEVARRIHEIVTGEFGLAPGDLVFDLLTFTLATGEEEFARSAIETIEGVRKVKQALPDCYTSLGVSNLSFGLAPAARAVLNSVFLYHCVQAGLDMAIVNPRQITPYADIPPAERELAEDLIFARRPDALARLIAGFEGVSAKAEGPGEGARLPPAERIPWRIIHRRRERMEEDIDALMAERMRAAGIPADRPVPNPDSTREAVEILNTILLPAMKEVGDLFGKGELILPFVLQSAEVMKRAVAHLERYLERAEGVTKGKLILATVYGDVHDIGKNLVKTILANNGFTVVDLGKQVPVETIVEAAEKEKADAIGLSALLVSTSRQMPLVVQELHRKGARTPILIGGAAINRAFGRRILFAEQARAYAGGVFYCKDAFEGLATMERLRDPAVREETIRSNRSDAEGEAPTAKTPLAETAGRSEVAARRVPIPVAPSYGVRVMRDLPLSLVLERIDRDELYRLSWGAKSTHGKAWEKLRREFDDRLKALKREVLRDPWLRPQGVYGYFPAQSAGDELVVYDPASRKGEPRELSRLSFPRQPEQERLCLADYFAPVESGVMDLVAFQVVTVGPEATARIEKLQSADAYSEGYFLHGLAVQTAEAAAEYLHQLIRSELKIPADRGKRYSWGYPALPSLEDHRKVFDLLPAEQELGMSLTPAFQLIPEQSTAAIVVHHPEARYFVIPQARRG